The DNA sequence AACTAGCTGAAATTGATTTAGATTTATTAAAAAGACAACTAATTAAATATAATAAAGATGACGTAAAACGTCTTATCTATATTGAAAAACACAAAAATGAAGTTAATAGTATTATTGAAGAAGAAATTTATAAACGCAATCAAAAGAACGCATATATAAAAGAATTCAATAATCTAAAGAAATTAAAAAAATATCTATCTTTTATTAGACTTGTTAAGGAAAACACTATAGAAGAACTAAAAGAAAAATTAAATAGAAGAAATGAACAATTAAACAATTACTTAATAAAACAAAAGTGTGACAAAACAAAAGAAATTGTTTATCAAAAAGAAATTAAGAAAATTAAATCACTGTTTGATTATATAAATAAATCACAAAAAAAATTTAACTTAATTTCTGAACTAAACAATTCAATTCAACTTAGAATTAATCAAATTAAACAATATTTAAAATAACAGGAGGAAATATGAATAATATTAATTTACAAAGAAAACAAGCTAGGGTACAACTTTTAGTAAGTGACATTGTAACCAATGAATTAACTAATTCAAATATTATAGATCCGGTAGTGATGGACGTTTATTTAACTAATGATCTTTCATTTCTTAAAGTTTATGTAAATCTATCAGGAAACACCACTAAAGGAATTGAAGCATTAAATAATGCTGCTGGTTATGTTAGAACTGTTTTATCTAAAAGCTTAAATTGAAGAAAAGTTCCACAAGTTATCTTTGAACTTGACACTGTAAGCAAAAACGGAGATAGAATTGATCAAATTTTAAGAGATATTAAAAATGAAGAATAAAAATATGAGATTAGTTCTCATATTTTTATTCTTATTTTCTATATTCGCTTAATTTTTCGCTGTTAAAAGATTTAATAAATTCTGTTACCAAATCAATTGTAGCTTCAATATCTACTAAACTAGCTAGACCAATTGGTGAATGTAAATATCTTTGTGGAATACTTACAGTTACAGTTGAAACTCCACCTTCTCCGTATTGTAATTCTGAAGCATCTGTTCCACCACCTTCAGCGATGTATTTATAAGCTTTGATATCTTTTTCCTTAGAAATAGTCATTAAATCATTAACTAATTTTGGATCTGTAAGAGTTCCACCATCTTTAACCAAAATTGCAGCTCCTTTTCCAAGAACCGGTACTCCTGGAATACAGTCACTAGTATCGTGACTAGCCCCAGTATCAACAGCAAAAGCTACATCAGGGTTAATAATTGAAACTGAAGTTTTAGCTCCACGTGTCCCAACTTCTTCTTGAACTGTTCCAACAAGATAAACATCGCAATCAAGTTCAAGATCTTGAATGTTTTTAGCTATAAATTCCATAGCAGTAACTCCAGCACGGTTATCCATGGCTTTTCCACCTACAATTTCATTAGGGAACTTAATTGTTTCGCCGCTAATGTAGATTCTATCACCAATTTCAATACCTGCTTCTTCAACTTCTTTTTTAGACATAAAACCAAAGTCAACAAATAATTCTTTATTTGTTATTGCTTTAGTAACTTTTTCAGCTTCAAGAATGTGTATTGAAGTGTGTCCAAAAACACCATAGAATACTTTGTTTTCACTATTTGTAACTAATTTAGCTTTAGTACCAACAACTGTTGTTGGTCAAACACCACCAACTGGAGACACTAAGATATTTCCATTATCTTTAATCATTCTAACTAAATATCCTACTTCATCCATATGTGCAGCAACCATAACTTTAGGTGCATTTGCTTTCTTAGATTTTTTTAATGCAATAAATGAACCAAAACCATCTCTAGTGATTTCAAATTTTGAGCTTGAAATGTTTCTTTTTAATTCATCCACAACAGGTTCTTCAAAACGAGACATAGCTTCAATGTTCATGTAAACATTTAATCTGTCAAATAAATCTTTA is a window from the Mycoplasma anserisalpingitidis genome containing:
- the rbfA gene encoding 30S ribosome-binding factor RbfA; translated protein: MNNINLQRKQARVQLLVSDIVTNELTNSNIIDPVVMDVYLTNDLSFLKVYVNLSGNTTKGIEALNNAAGYVRTVLSKSLNWRKVPQVIFELDTVSKNGDRIDQILRDIKNEE
- a CDS encoding M42 family metallopeptidase — translated: MMVKYKDLFDRLNVYMNIEAMSRFEEPVVDELKRNISSSKFEITRDGFGSFIALKKSKKANAPKVMVAAHMDEVGYLVRMIKDNGNILVSPVGGVWPTTVVGTKAKLVTNSENKVFYGVFGHTSIHILEAEKVTKAITNKELFVDFGFMSKKEVEEAGIEIGDRIYISGETIKFPNEIVGGKAMDNRAGVTAMEFIAKNIQDLELDCDVYLVGTVQEEVGTRGAKTSVSIINPDVAFAVDTGASHDTSDCIPGVPVLGKGAAILVKDGGTLTDPKLVNDLMTISKEKDIKAYKYIAEGGGTDASELQYGEGGVSTVTVSIPQRYLHSPIGLASLVDIEATIDLVTEFIKSFNSEKLSEYRK